The sequence CAAATTTGAGAACGTTACCCACACCCTTACCAACGTGCTGGATGGCGGCCATAAGGTGCTCATCTTCTCGCAATTTGTAAAGCAGTTGCAGATCTACCGCCGCTATTTCGACGAGGAGAAGATCGCTTATACCTATCTTGATGGCAGCACCCAAAACCGTGGCGAAATAGTAAAGCGTTTCCAGGAGGATGAAAAGACGAAGGTATTCCTCATCAGCATAAAGGCAGGTGGCGTGGGCCTTAACCTTACCGAGGCGGATTATGTTTTCATCCTTGACCCATGGTGGAACCCGGCGGTAGAGCAGCAGGCTATAGACCGTACGCACCGCATTGGGCAAACCAAAAATGTGTTTATCTATAAGTTCATCACCAAGGATACGGTAGAGGAAAAGATCCTGGCCCTGCAGCAGCGCAAACTAAGCGTTGCCCGTGCGCTCATCACCACCGAAGAAAGTTTTATCAAGACGCTTACGGCCGAAGATATCAGGGATATATTGGCATAGGTGGAGTTGCCACCGTGTTACAAATTGTCATCTCGATAAGCAGGGGTTGGGAATGGGTCGTAGGGCGAAGAGAGATCTTGTACATGGGACAGGTTGCGTGTTTAAGATCCCTCCTCACTCCCGCGCACAGCACAGCCCCGGTTCGTCGAGATGACAAATGGGCAATATGCCATTCTTTGATCAGGGCGATACTTTTTGCACATCAGTTATAAAAGTAGCATTAGATGGACCGGGACCGAGAAAAGTGCATAAGGGTGTCGCGCACGATTTGCCCGGGCTAATATTATCTTTCGAGGTATTAAAACTAATGGTATCGCCCTGCTGTATGCCCTTCTGCACCACGTAGCAATAATTATCTACCCTGATCGCATTATTGTAAGTAGTACTGCCCGAAACCCAGGTAGCTCCGCCGCCTGTGCCGGTGGCACCCGCAATATCAACAACAATTGTTCCGCAGGCCATTACTACTACCTTGCCGGTAAATTGCCCTGTAGTGTTGCTGCCTCCTTTTTTGCAGGCCGGTGCCGATAATGCTATAAATAGCAACGTTGTGATAAATAAGCGTAAATACATATTTAAAGATATTGATTATAAGTATTACGCCAATAAAAAGGAAAACGCTACAACCCCCGGAACACATAAAAAAAGAGCGGTGCTGTTAAAAAGCACCGCTCTTTTTATTGCAAGTATGGTCAACTCATCTCTAATCAACCAATCACTAAGCTTTCTAAACTTAAGCTTCCTCAACCTCCATGGCCATCTGCTCATCAACCAGGATACGGCCGCAGTGCTCGCAAACGATGATCTTTTTGCGCTGACGGATATCAGACTGACGCTGGGGCGGGATCTGGTTAAAGCAACCCGAGCAAGAATCACGACGGATGGTTACTACAGCTAAACCGTTTTTAGCGTTAGAGCGCAGGCGCTCGTAAGCAAATAACAGGCGGTCTTCAATGTTAGCCTTAGCGGTATCAACCTGCCCCAATAACTCTTCTTCTTCCTTTTGAGTTTCGGCGGTAATGGTGCCTAATTCCTCTTTTTTAATATCAAGGTCTTTTTTGCGCTCTTCCAGGTCGGCCAGGGCTTTTTCATAAACCTGGTTTTTGCTGGTGATCTCGAAGCCAAACTCGCGGATTTTTTTCTCGCTCACCTGTATATCTAAGCCTTGTATCTCAATCTCTTTAGAGATAGCTTCGTATTCGCGGTTGTTTTTAACTTCGTTTAGCTGGGTCTCGTATTTTTTGATATTGGTTTGCGCGTCGCGGATGGTGTTTTTGCGCGTAACGATCTCGTCTTCCAGATCGTCCAACTCGTATTTTATTTTTTGGATACGGGTTTCTAAACCGGCCACATCATCTTCAAGGTCGGCAACTTCCATTGGCAGCTCACCACGCACCTGGCGGATCTTGTCTATTTTTGAGTGGATAGTTTGTAACTCGTATAAAGCCTTAAGCTTTTGTTCAACGGTTTGTTCCATTAAATATAGTATTTTACTGGGTTCGTATTAATTTCAGTTAAACGGACGGCAAAGTTAGTGAATTTTTTTTGAATTATTTCACACAATAAATCTTGCGTAAATTGCTCACTTTCAAAATGTCCCACATCGGCAATCAGCAGCTTTCCCTCGGCATCAAAAAACTCGTGGTATTTGTAGTCGGCTGTGATAAAAACATCGGCCCCGGCGGCGATGGCCTGCTTCAGTAAAAAGCCACCCGCCCCACCACAAACCGCTACTTTTTTCACGGGTTTTCCGGTAAACGCGGTATGCCGGATCACGCTGGCGTTCATCTTCCATTTTACATGCTGTAAAAAACCGCGCTCGTCCGTTGCATGTTCAACTTCGCCTATCATGCCTGCGCCTACTTCCTGGTGCTGGTTGGTGACCGGGTATAAGTCATATGCTACCTCCTCGTACGGATGTGCCAAAAACAGTGCCATCAGTATTTTACTTTCCAAATTGGCAGGGTAAATGGTCTCTATGCGGGTCTCGGGCTCGGTATGGCGTTCGCCGGGCTGGCCAACGTAAGGGTCGGTATGCTCGTTACCCTTAAATGTGCCGTTACCCTGCCCATTGAAGCTACAATCGCTATAATTACCAATGTGGCCCGCGCCGGCTTTAAACAGCGCCCCCCTTACCTGCCCGGCCTGGGCATGCGGCACAAAGGTCACCAGCTTTTTCAGCAGGCCACCTTTTGGCGCAAGGATATGACAATTCTTCAGGCCCAGCACCTCGCAAATGCGGGCGTTAACACCGGCCTTGATATGATCCAAATTGGTATGGATGGCATAAATGGCAATGTTATGTTTGATGGCTTTTTCCACTACCCGTTCTACATAAGTCTTCCCGTTAAACTTCTTCAATCCCTTAAAAACAATGGGGTGGTGCGAAATAATTACCTGGCAGTGGTGGGCAATGGCTTCATCAACCACGGCTTCGGTACAATCCAGCGATACCAGCGCCTGCTGCACCTCCATATCCGGGCGACCGACGATCAGTCCCGAGTTATCGTAATCCTCCTGGTAAGCCAACGGGGCCAGGCTTTCCAGGTAATTGGTTAGTTCGGATAGTTTCATAAATCTAAAGGTAAAATATATTTGTTATGGTGGCAATTTAACCACAAAGGACACTAAGGGAGAACCACAAAGGACACAAAGGCATAATTTGATAGCACTGATCATCTTTATATAAAAGATCACAAAGCCTTAGTGCTCTTTGTGTTTGCCATTACACCGATTCTTAGCGCCCTTTGTGGTTAAATTACCACTAAACCCCACACATTATGACTTTCCCTAAACAAAACAATCTTTATATTTGTAAGGTAAACTAACAAGTTTACTTAATTAAAAAATGAACGATCAAACCACCCGTCAACTGGCCAGCAACCTGCGTAATATCACTACCCGGTTAACCAAAAAACTGCGCAAGCAGTCGGCTACGGGCGAAAAGCTCTCGTTAACGGAGCGATCGACCATCGCCCTGCTCGATCAGTACCAACAATTAATGCCTACCGAGTTGGCCGCGATGGAGCATATCACTACGCAATCTATGTCGCAGGTGCTGAACCATTTGCTGGAGCTGGGACTGATCATCCGCACCGCGTCTGAAACAGATAAGCGCAAGGTGCTGATATCCTTATCGCCACTGGGTGTGGAAACCCTGAACCGGGTGCGGAACGAACGTGAGGAGTGGCTGAACAAAGCGCTAAACCAAGTTTGCACACCAGAAGAGCAAGAGTTACTGCAACAGGCGCTGGTGCTGCTTGGCAAACTGGTGGATGAGGCGTAAAGGCGGATGGGTCTGCGCATTCTATTACAGGTTTGCAAATAATCGTCCACCAAAAAGCAATACGTCATGCCGAACTTGTTTCGGCATCCCACTTGCAAGGTGAAGCTTGATATACCGGACCTGTGTGATGGGGTACTGAAACAAGTTCAGCATGACATGCTTGTTTTTCCGCTGAAGCCTCACCCTGCCCTCTCCAGAGGAGAGGGTTCCAAAGTCTCCCCCTTTGGGGGAGATTTAGAGGGGGCTTTCATCGGCATGTCATAAAAACCATTGGAGGCCGCCGGGATTATACTACTCAGCATGACACCCTGTTTAAAGGGGCGAACATAATTGAAAATGCCCTCTCTTGTGGAGAGGGCCGGGAGAGTGAGAGATATGAATATCAATACTTTTAAAGCTTTTAAAAGCTACAACTACCGCTTATATTTTTTCGGTCAGTCGGTTTCGCTGATCGGTACCTGGATGCAGAAGACCGCCGTAAGCTGGGTGGTGTACGAACTGACGCATTCTAAATTTATGCTGGGGATGACCTTATTTGCCAGTATGTTCCCATCGTTTTTGTTCTCGTTTTTAGGCGGCGTAGCGGCCGACAGGTATAACCGTTTCCGTTTACTGGTAGCCACGCAGGTAGCATCAATGTTGCAAGCCGTTATATTGACCGTGCTTGTATTTACCCGGCATTATAATGTTTGGGAGATCATTATTTTAAGTGTGATACTGGGTATCATTAACGCCTTTGATGTGCCGGCCCGCCAATCGCTGGTTTATGAAATGGTGGACGATAAGGCAGATCTGCCGAATGCCCTGGCGCTTAACTCATCCATGGTTAATTTGTCGAGATTGATCGGCCCGGGCATCGCGGGGCTGATCATCGAGAAACTGGGTGATGATGTTTGCTTTGGGCTGAACGCGGTAAGCTTTGTGGCGGTTATCGGTTCGCTGATGATGATGCGGTTACCCAAATACGAGGCCAGGCCGCACCCTAAAAATGTATTCGGCGAGTTAAAGGAGGGCTTCGATTATCTGAAGGCTACGCCATCTATATCGTTTGTAATGCTTATGCTGGCGGCCATCAGCTTATTTGTATTGCCCTACAGCACGCTGATCCCGGTTTATGCCAAGGATATTTTTAAGGGCACAGCCTCAACCTTTGGGGTGATAGACAGCGTGATCGGCCTGGGCGCGTTTTCGGGCGCCATCTTCCTCGCTTCGTTAAAGCCGGGGCGCGATCTGAAAAAAATACTCGCCATTAACACCTTAATCTTTGGTGCGGGCTTAGTGCTGTTCGCTCACGAGACCAATTATCCGCTGGCACTGGTGTTTGCCACCATCGGTGGCTTCGGGATGATGTCGCAGATCACCATCAGCAATACGCTTATCCAAACCTCCGTTGCGCCCGAAATGCGCGGCCGGGTGATCAGTTTTTACGCCATGGCATTCTTTGGGATGCAGCCGCTGGGCGGCTTGATCATCGGTAGTCTTTCGCAATGGATAGGTGTGCAGAACACCATCCTGGCCGAGGGCTGCTTTGCCCTGCTGATCGGCCTATTACACTGGCGCTTTTTGAAAAAGCAGAAAGTGCAGAAAAGGGGGCAGCAAACGCTGGAGCAACAACAGGTGGATGGGCATACTACCGTACCATCGGTAGGGCGGGGGGTGCCCCAGAGTGTTTAGGGGTTTTTATGTACTGGCTTCAGTCTGCGGCTGAAGCCAGTAATTATGCTTCGCTTTAATGCAAAACCCAAGGGAAAGTACCGATAATATCCATTATAAATGGTGGCGAAAACTTGTCAGCACCCTCAAAAACCGGGGTAGTAGTGAACAAATGATTTTCTGAACAAACACCTATATAAAGCTGGAAATCAAGATGTTGTGTGTTCATTTTTTGTTCAAAAAACGAGGGTTTTTGTTCATTTTTTCTTGAAACCGATAACTTGTCCCGCGAGATAGGAGTTTTTCAGCTTTAAAAACGTACTATACAATAATCTCCACGGAGAGGTTTAGCTCATCATTCAACAGTTCCTTCCTTCGCGGCAGCGCTAAGCTAAAGTATTACCTCGTTCCCGCCCACCTAAACTTACCCACCTTGTTATTCAATATATCAGCGGTAAAGATATTCCCCTTTCGGTCAATCGCCACATCATGATACCAGGTAACAGGCTGCCGCCCGTCCGGGCCAATTGATGCAAACACCCGGGCTACGGTATCGCACAGGATTACCGACGAACCATGATGCTTTAGACTAAGCCACGATGTCGGGTCATCAACAAATATCAATTGCCTGGCAACCCGGCTATAGGTTATTCCGCATATCCTGCCGAAGCCCTTATTCGCAATTTGCTTCAGGAATTTGCCATTAGGGCCAAAAACCTCGATTCGGTTATTCTCCCGGTCGGCCACGTAAACATTTCCGGCCCCGTCAAGGGTGATACCGTGCGGAATGTTGAACTGCCCATTGCTGCTACCTTTAGTACCCCATTGCAGTAAGTATTTTCCAGCACTCGAAAATTTCACCACCCGGCTATTTCCGTATCCATCGCTTACATAAAAAGAACCATCGGGCGCTACGGCTACATCGGTTGGCTGATCGAAGTGGCGGGCATCATTGCCGGGTATACCTGCCACACCCAGCCGCATCAGCAGTTTACCATCATGCGTAAATTTAAACACCTGGTGCAGGCCAACATCAGTAAGCCAAACGTTATCGGCGCTATCGACAGTCAATCCATGCGGCATTACGAATAAGTGATCGCCCCAACTACTGATAAGCTTCCCCGTCTTATTATCAAGCAATAAAACCGTTTTCTGCGCGATGGGCGTAGTTGGCTTAGCGCCGATCAGCGGCCAAACGCGGCTGCCGCGCCTAAATACAAATATGTTTTGCGATGTATCAACCCCAATACCGGCCGGGTTGCCCAAGTGCAGGGTATCAGGCAAAGCGGGCCAGTTTTTCACTTGTTGGTAGGGCGCTTTGTTAAACAAAGGCCTGGGCCGCTTGCACGAAGACAGTAAACATGAACAGGCAAGCAAACACACTACAGCTTTAAAATACATGCTATAAAAATAAGAAAACCGCAGGCGGTACTAAAACCTGCGGTGTTTACAAATGAATGATGATGAGGTATTAATAGCCCATGCCCATTTTAACCATCTGCATGCTTTCGAAGGCCATTTTCTTGTTGTACTCAAGGGCAAGGTCTTTATGGTTCACCAGGTCTACAATGGTACCGATAAGGCAGAACCCGCCGGTGAAAAGGTATAACAGCCCCATACCTACCTGCCCTAACACAAAGCGTTGCACACCGGCTACTACTACAAAGCCAAGCAGGGTAAACAGCAGGATATCCTGCGGGCTTTTGCGCTTGCCCGAATAGATGTTGTAGAAATACTTTTGCTGATTTTCATCTAAACCGGCAGTTGCTTGCTGCAAATAGCCTAACTCTTCGTGGGTAATACCGGGAAGCATCATGTAGGCATTATTGAAATTTTCCATTTTATTGATTGTTTTGGTGGTTGCTTGTGATTTATTTACGATGTAAAACTAAGGTAGTATTAAAAAATCACCTACACAATATTGGCAAACACTGGCTACATGTCGGCAAATGGGGTGTTTTTAGCGGTTAAATGGCGGGTAACCCATTTGTCATGCCGAACTTGTTTCGGCACCTGATTAGTCGCCGGCAGGCATTGCATATAAGGTACAGAAACAAGTCCGGCATGACGTTTTATCTATACTTTTCCCTATCTTCACTCATCAAATTCCATCATCATGAAAATTAAAGGCATACTGTTGCTGCTTATTGCCGCCGCTACGGCTATTCATTTTACACTGGCTCCGCCTCCCGGCACGGTAACCATTACCGGCAGCATCATCCACATTAATAATAAAATGCAGGTGGCCGATATGTCTGAAATGAAAAGCCTGGTACTGCCTAATGATGCCCGCACTTTTATTCCGGATAGCGCGGGGAATTTTACGGTATCCTTTAAGCTGGATAAGCCCAATTATTTTAGGATTGGCCGCAACATCCTGTACCTTTCGCCCGGCGATAACCTGAAGGTAGCGCTGGATTATAACGCGCCCGAAAAAGCGGTGATCACCGGCCCGGGCGCCGAAGCCAATAATTATTTAAGAGGCACACCCTTCCCGCATGGCGGCTCGTTCCTTAACGCGGGGAGCCGTATTAAAAAAACCACGCAGTTAACCATCGATACCATTTTGGCTATCGGTCGCGCACGTGAGCAGGAGCTGGCTAAAGTGCAGAATATCTCACCCAAATTCAGGGAATACGAACAGGCCCGTATCAAAGCCGATATAGTGAACAGCATTGGCAGCATGGCTGTTTATTATCCCATGATGCGCAAAATGAACCGCGATTCTGTCCCGGCATTCCAGGCTGCATTTAAAAAACAAACAGAGCCGATGATGGCGCAATACGGCAAAGGCTTCATCAACCCCGATTACCTGAAACTGGAAGTTTACGCCAGCGTGGTTGAGGATGTGATGGATAAAAACGATAATTCGGCCGCGGCTGCACAGATAAAGGATTGGCTAAAGGCATCGGAAGTAGCTTACCAGATCCAGCATATGGGTAGCAAGGCAGAAGTGATCGCCAAAAAAGCCCAGGTTGATGCTATCGCCAGTCCGGTTTATCGCTCGGCTGTGCAGGATACCTATAGCAACCTGATAAAATTTGGCAACGGCGATAAAGCGATTGATTTTACCGCCATGACCGCCGACGGCAAAAAGATAAAGCTGAGCGATATGCAGGGCAAGATCATTTTCGTAGACATTTGGGCCACCTGGTGCGGCCCCTGCATTGCCGAACTGCCTTACCTTGAAAAACTGAAAGAGAAATACAAAGACAATAAAGACCTGGTTTTTGTATCACTATCTATCGACGATAATCGCGCCGCCTGGAAAGAGAAACTTAAAAGTATGAACGCCGACGGTGTACAATGCATTACCGACCGCAGCAGTTTGAATGATTACTCGGTAATTGATATCCCACGCACCATCGTGATCAACAAGGATTTTAAGATAACCGCCATGAAGGGCAACCTGCCATCGGCCAAGCAAACCGGTAAGTTGCTGGATGATATGCTGGCAGGTGTGGTGAAATAGATCGCCCTGGCGGCGCTTTCCTTCGAACTGCACATGATAGGTCGAACAAAAGCGTCATGCCGAACTTGTTTCGGGATCTCATTTGCAAAGATTAAGCATGACGGGCTTGTATGATAGGATGCTGAAACAAGTTCGGCATGACATTATATTATTTAGCCTTACCCCTTTACTACCTCATGCTTCTTCACATAATCCGGGTCGATATCTACGCCGAGGCCCGGGCCTTGCGGTATCTGCACTACACCGTTCTCGCTTTTTAGCGATGATGTTTTGCACTCGAAAGGCAAGTCCTTGCTCAGGTCCTTAAACTCGTGGAAGCGGCCCGCGTTGGGGATTGCCGAAATGAAATGCGCCAGGTATACATAACCAAATCCATCGCCGGTGGTGTGCGGGGTGCATACCTTACCTGTAACCTGCGCCATGCGTGCCACCTTCATCGACCGGATCATGCCGCCGAAGTAAAACTGGTCTTGCTGTACTACCTTCAGCGCGTTGGTAGCTATCAGCCAGCGGAAGTTGTGGATACTGGGTTCCTGCTCGCCACCGGCAACGGGGATGTTCAGCGCAGCGGCAACCTGCCGGGTTTCCTCGTACCAATCAAACGGAACAGGCTCCTCGTAAAAATCGTACTTGTACTCCTCCATGATCTTGCCGATGGCGATGGCCTCCTTCACATCGTACGATCCGTTGGCATCGGCTGATATGACCATATCATCGCCAAAGGTTTTGCGCACCATAGGAATTAAGCGTGCAGAGCGGTTGGCCGGATATTCGGGGTGGCTCATGCGGCCACCCAGCTTAAATTTAATAGCCTTCGCCTTCGATTCGGACAGTTGCTTTTGCAGATGCTCTATAGTGAGTTCGGGTGTAATATCGCGCTCGCTATTGGCCTGGTAAACATTTATCTGTTTATGATGGATATCGCCGATCAATTGCCCGATGGATTTGTTAGCAATGCGCCCCATCATATCCAGTATGGCAAACTCCAGCGTGGCCAGCGGGTTCCAAAGGGCAATGCCCTGTAGTTTGTAATTGCTGTCGTACACGTAAACCTCGTTCAGCAAAGCTTCCAGGTTGCGGGCATCCTTGCCAATAAAGTAAGGCTGCACCCTATTCACAAAAACAGGGTACAGGTACTTCATCTGCAAGCTATTCCCTACCGACATGCCCACAGCCCCATCCTTTGAGCGTACCCGGCACAGGAATGTGTTTTTATACCGCAGCAGTTCGATGGTTTCGATAATTACCGGATCCTTAAACAACTCCTTTTTAAACACGGGCCGGTTCATCGCCTCATCCAGTTTGGTATAATCGGGCTCACCGATGATAGGATAATCAGCAGCCTGCGATGAAAAAGGCAGTGCAGCAGCCATGCCGCCCAAAGCAGCCGTAGCCAAAAATTTACGCCGGTTAGTATGCATACAAATGTTGTTTAACGGCCTGCGGACGGGGAGCCGGCAAGCCATGGTTTATCTTTTGGTTTGTAGCACCTAATATATCGAAAGCGGTTTGATTAAACTGTACTGTGGTGTACTGGTGTGCCTTTATATTTTACTTATAAAACGGTGGCTTCACCACTTTTGCTTTTATCTTATTATCGCGTATCAGGATGTAGATCTCGGTATCTTCCTTGGCAAACTCGTTCTTTACGT comes from Mucilaginibacter mali and encodes:
- a CDS encoding zinc ribbon domain-containing protein, with protein sequence MEQTVEQKLKALYELQTIHSKIDKIRQVRGELPMEVADLEDDVAGLETRIQKIKYELDDLEDEIVTRKNTIRDAQTNIKKYETQLNEVKNNREYEAISKEIEIQGLDIQVSEKKIREFGFEITSKNQVYEKALADLEERKKDLDIKKEELGTITAETQKEEEELLGQVDTAKANIEDRLLFAYERLRSNAKNGLAVVTIRRDSCSGCFNQIPPQRQSDIRQRKKIIVCEHCGRILVDEQMAMEVEEA
- a CDS encoding Nif3-like dinuclear metal center hexameric protein, with amino-acid sequence MKLSELTNYLESLAPLAYQEDYDNSGLIVGRPDMEVQQALVSLDCTEAVVDEAIAHHCQVIISHHPIVFKGLKKFNGKTYVERVVEKAIKHNIAIYAIHTNLDHIKAGVNARICEVLGLKNCHILAPKGGLLKKLVTFVPHAQAGQVRGALFKAGAGHIGNYSDCSFNGQGNGTFKGNEHTDPYVGQPGERHTEPETRIETIYPANLESKILMALFLAHPYEEVAYDLYPVTNQHQEVGAGMIGEVEHATDERGFLQHVKWKMNASVIRHTAFTGKPVKKVAVCGGAGGFLLKQAIAAGADVFITADYKYHEFFDAEGKLLIADVGHFESEQFTQDLLCEIIQKKFTNFAVRLTEINTNPVKYYI
- a CDS encoding MarR family winged helix-turn-helix transcriptional regulator — translated: MNDQTTRQLASNLRNITTRLTKKLRKQSATGEKLSLTERSTIALLDQYQQLMPTELAAMEHITTQSMSQVLNHLLELGLIIRTASETDKRKVLISLSPLGVETLNRVRNEREEWLNKALNQVCTPEEQELLQQALVLLGKLVDEA
- a CDS encoding MFS transporter, which translates into the protein MNINTFKAFKSYNYRLYFFGQSVSLIGTWMQKTAVSWVVYELTHSKFMLGMTLFASMFPSFLFSFLGGVAADRYNRFRLLVATQVASMLQAVILTVLVFTRHYNVWEIIILSVILGIINAFDVPARQSLVYEMVDDKADLPNALALNSSMVNLSRLIGPGIAGLIIEKLGDDVCFGLNAVSFVAVIGSLMMMRLPKYEARPHPKNVFGELKEGFDYLKATPSISFVMLMLAAISLFVLPYSTLIPVYAKDIFKGTASTFGVIDSVIGLGAFSGAIFLASLKPGRDLKKILAINTLIFGAGLVLFAHETNYPLALVFATIGGFGMMSQITISNTLIQTSVAPEMRGRVISFYAMAFFGMQPLGGLIIGSLSQWIGVQNTILAEGCFALLIGLLHWRFLKKQKVQKRGQQTLEQQQVDGHTTVPSVGRGVPQSV
- a CDS encoding peptidyl-alpha-hydroxyglycine alpha-amidating lyase family protein, with protein sequence MKNWPALPDTLHLGNPAGIGVDTSQNIFVFRRGSRVWPLIGAKPTTPIAQKTVLLLDNKTGKLISSWGDHLFVMPHGLTVDSADNVWLTDVGLHQVFKFTHDGKLLMRLGVAGIPGNDARHFDQPTDVAVAPDGSFYVSDGYGNSRVVKFSSAGKYLLQWGTKGSSNGQFNIPHGITLDGAGNVYVADRENNRIEVFGPNGKFLKQIANKGFGRICGITYSRVARQLIFVDDPTSWLSLKHHGSSVILCDTVARVFASIGPDGRQPVTWYHDVAIDRKGNIFTADILNNKVGKFRWAGTR
- a CDS encoding TM2 domain-containing protein — its product is MENFNNAYMMLPGITHEELGYLQQATAGLDENQQKYFYNIYSGKRKSPQDILLFTLLGFVVVAGVQRFVLGQVGMGLLYLFTGGFCLIGTIVDLVNHKDLALEYNKKMAFESMQMVKMGMGY
- a CDS encoding TlpA family protein disulfide reductase, translated to MKIKGILLLLIAAATAIHFTLAPPPGTVTITGSIIHINNKMQVADMSEMKSLVLPNDARTFIPDSAGNFTVSFKLDKPNYFRIGRNILYLSPGDNLKVALDYNAPEKAVITGPGAEANNYLRGTPFPHGGSFLNAGSRIKKTTQLTIDTILAIGRAREQELAKVQNISPKFREYEQARIKADIVNSIGSMAVYYPMMRKMNRDSVPAFQAAFKKQTEPMMAQYGKGFINPDYLKLEVYASVVEDVMDKNDNSAAAAQIKDWLKASEVAYQIQHMGSKAEVIAKKAQVDAIASPVYRSAVQDTYSNLIKFGNGDKAIDFTAMTADGKKIKLSDMQGKIIFVDIWATWCGPCIAELPYLEKLKEKYKDNKDLVFVSLSIDDNRAAWKEKLKSMNADGVQCITDRSSLNDYSVIDIPRTIVINKDFKITAMKGNLPSAKQTGKLLDDMLAGVVK
- a CDS encoding mandelate racemase/muconate lactonizing enzyme family protein, with translation MHTNRRKFLATAALGGMAAALPFSSQAADYPIIGEPDYTKLDEAMNRPVFKKELFKDPVIIETIELLRYKNTFLCRVRSKDGAVGMSVGNSLQMKYLYPVFVNRVQPYFIGKDARNLEALLNEVYVYDSNYKLQGIALWNPLATLEFAILDMMGRIANKSIGQLIGDIHHKQINVYQANSERDITPELTIEHLQKQLSESKAKAIKFKLGGRMSHPEYPANRSARLIPMVRKTFGDDMVISADANGSYDVKEAIAIGKIMEEYKYDFYEEPVPFDWYEETRQVAAALNIPVAGGEQEPSIHNFRWLIATNALKVVQQDQFYFGGMIRSMKVARMAQVTGKVCTPHTTGDGFGYVYLAHFISAIPNAGRFHEFKDLSKDLPFECKTSSLKSENGVVQIPQGPGLGVDIDPDYVKKHEVVKG